In one Silene latifolia isolate original U9 population chromosome 10, ASM4854445v1, whole genome shotgun sequence genomic region, the following are encoded:
- the LOC141606443 gene encoding uncharacterized protein LOC141606443 isoform X1, whose amino-acid sequence MENSSESASELWDTTDSEDDAVDSSADKSNGAHSVQKKGKDSKSSSESGDLSDIKDTEVDSYLNNEEQKNYKKMIWEMMNQKYLDEQAAKKKMAGSNASKPKTKQRQKTAKDVKKDQSTTKPTPSKKRPSSRINHEALQNLFQEEPVPDRNTKRARTESETTRGLPNDLEHGEEDEADEEYGWEDNPRYPNYNDQDEDYYYDDDDDECF is encoded by the exons ATGGAGAACAGTAGCGAATCAGCAAGTGAACTCTGGGACACAACTGACTCCGAAG ATGATGCTGTCGATTCTTCTGCAGACAAATCAAATGGAGCTCATTCTGTACAGAAGAAGGGTAAGGATTCGAAAAGTTCTAGTGAATCAGGAGACCTTTCTGATATTAAAGATACAGAG GTTGACAGCTATTTAAATAATGAGGAACAGAAGAATTACAAGAAGATGATTTGGGAAATGATGAATCAGAAGTATCTTGAT GAGCAAGCAGCTAAGAAAAAAATGGCTGGATCAAATGCCTCGAAGCCGAAAACG AAACAAAGACAGAAAACAGCTAAAGATGTGAAGAAAGATCAATCTACAACTAAACCAACACCGTCTAAGAAG AGGCCGTCTTCCAGAATCAACCACGAAGCACTGCAGAATTTGTTTCAAGAAGAACCT GTGCCTGATAGAAATACAAAGCGGGCGCGAACTGAATCAGAAACCACTAGAGGTTTGCCTAATGATTTGGAGCATGGTGAAGAAGATGAAGCCGATGAAGAATACGGATGGGAAGATAAccctagatacccaaattataaCGATCAAGATGAAGACTATTActatgatgatgacgatgatgagtgTTTTTGA
- the LOC141606441 gene encoding protein BOBBER 1-like, which translates to MAILSEYVEEETPPQPQPQQPTTPSPPSVPFTSTLDPSKPLGFIQSAFDFIANVSPDFFASDSSKNDVVQLFNSVKDKLAAAAAAEKKKLESKAAAAATTAASAAPAVKKEDSSSSSPADVNKEEEKSKYRAPNKANGLDLENYSWGQSLQEVNVTIPVPPGTKSRFIVCEIKKNHLKVGLKGQAPIIDGELYKPVKPDDCFWSLEDQKAVSILLTKHDQMDWWRAVVKGDPEVDTQKVEPESSKLGDLDPETRSTVEKMMFDQRQKTMGLPTSDEMQKQELLKKFMAEHPEMDFSNAKFAGGMGM; encoded by the exons ATGGCGATCCTCTCAGAATACGTCGAAGAAGAAACTCCAcctcaacctcaacctcaacAACCTACTACTCCATCTCCACCTTCTGTACCATTCACCTCAACACTCGATCCTTCTAAACCTCTAGGGTTTATCCAATCGGCGTTTGATTTCATCGCCAATGTCTCTCCCGATTTCTTCGCTTCCGATTCCTCCAAAAACGACGTCGTCCAGCTCTTCAATTCCGTCAAAGACAAACTCGCTGCTGCCGCCGCCGCCGAGAAAAAGAAGCTAGAGAGTAAAGCTGCCGCCGCTGCCACCACCGCAGCTTCCGCCGCGCCTGCGGTGAAGAAGGAAGATTCTTCGTCGTCTTCGCCCGCGGACGTGAACAAGGAGGAGGAGAAGTCTAAATACAGAG CTCCAAACAAAGCTAATGGTCTTGATCTTGAGAACTACTCTTGGGGACAATCACTGCAAGAAGTGAATGTAACTATACCTGTCCCACCTGGAACAAAATCTAGATTCATTGTCTGCGAGATTAAGAAAAACCATCTGAAAGTTGGACTCAAAGGTCAAGCTCCCATTATTGAT GGTGAACTTTACAAGCCTGTGAAGCCTGATGATTGTTTCTGGAGTTTGG AGGATCAGAAAGCTGTCTCAATTCTGCTGACAAAGCATGATCAGATGGACTGGTGGAGAGCTGTAGTTAAAGGGGATCCTGAAGTCGACACTCAGAAGGTTGAACCCGAGAGCAGCAAACTCGGTGACTTGGACCCAGAAACGAGGTCGACTGTGGAGAAGATGATG TTTGACCAAAGGCAGAAAACCATGGGCCTACCCACAAGTGACGAAATGCAGAAACAAGAGCTGCTAAAGAAATTTATGGCCGAG CATCCGGAGATGGACTTTTCAAATGCCAAGTTTGCGGGTGGAATGGGAATGTGA
- the LOC141606442 gene encoding wax ester synthase/diacylglycerol acyltransferase 11-like isoform X1: MTGSQWLKPINIRRNVGIKAKSTEEDVEPLSPGAQLFLAPQFNCCIISLAGSKTKIDVEIVKEGIERTMIKHPRVSSKLVFDPKKGDKPIGWVRTKVIVDDHIIVPDLDPNMDSPDQFLEDYISNMTKTPMDLSKPLWEIHLLNIKTKNANAIGIFKIHHSMGDGTSIMSHVLACTRQTANPNALPTLPTDKNKKRVLRPSSSLGLLSLFYGMLFLFKMVWNTLIDVSLFIASTLWLKDTKTPLKGNLTTGTGPKRFVYRTVSLEDIKLVKRALDVTINDVLLGMTQAGLSYYLNRKYGEIKGDKKDQGNNLPKNIRLRSTVLVNRRSPSTIEALAERMASDVEGRWKWENAVGYVILPFNIAIRDDPLDYIRDAKATIDKKKCSLEVPCTYDIAMVLLKIFGLPVVAALSRRLLSHVTLSFSNLLGPQEEISFYGHPMVFLASTVYGHPQVHHLCAFIITAGWIRLNLVGFRSGFKSVPLVSDPTDRDPWPSLLYSIDNPFSELHG, encoded by the exons ATGACAGGCAGTCAGTGGCTGAAGCCCATCAACATTCGGCGGAATGTGGGTATCAAGGCGAAGTCGACAGAGGAAGATGTGGAACCGTTAAGTCCAGGGGCGCAATTGTTCCTTGCGCCGCAGTTTAACTGCTGCATAATATCGCTTGCAGGTAGCAAGACAAAGATAGATGTTGAAATCGTTAAAGAAGGGATTGAGCGAACTATGATCAAGCATCCTCGCGTGTCTAGCAAGCTG GTATTTGACCCGAAGAAAGGCGATAAACCAATTGGGTGGGTCCGAACCAAGGTGATCGTAGATGACCACATCATAGTCCCGGATCTGGACCCAAACATGGACTCACCCGATCAATTTCTTGAAGACTACATCTCAAACATGACCAAGACACCCATGGACCTATCCAAGCCATTATGGGAGATCCACCTTCTTAACATCAAAACTAAAAATGCAAATGCCATAGGCATCTTTAAAATCCATCATTCCATGGGAGATGGTACTTCAATTATGTCACATGTCCTTGCTTGCACGCGACAAACTGCGAACCCCAACGCTCTTCCTACGCTACCTACGGATAAGAACAAGAAGAGGGTACTGCGCCCAAGTAGCTCTTTGGGGTTATTGAGCTTGTTTTATGGAATGCTATTTCTTTTCAAGATGGTTTGGAATACTTTGATAGATGTGTCTTTGTTCATTGCCTCGACACTTTGGCTCAAGGACACAAAAACTCCGCTGAAAGGCAATCTTACTACTGGGACTGGTCCTAAGCGATTTGTGTACAGGACTGTTAGCCTTGAAGATATTAAGCTTGTAAAAAGGGCCTTGGATGTG ACGATAAATGATGTGCTTTTGGGAATGACACAGGCAGGACTGTCATATTATCTGAACAGGAAGTACG GTGAAATCAAAGGAGATAAGAAAGACCAGGGAAATAACCTGCCTAAGAATATCCGCCTTAGATCAACAGTTTTAGTGAATCGTAGATCGCCCTCAACTATTGAG GCTTTAGCAGAAAGGATGGCGTCAGATGTGGAGGGACGATGGAAATGGGAAAATGCAGTAGGCTATGTCATCCTGCCCTTTAACATCGCGATAAGAGATGACCCATTAGACTATATACGCGATGCTAAGGCAACTATCGACAAAAAGAAATGCTCACTTGAAGTTCCATGTACTTATGATATTGCTATGGTTCTTCTCAAGATATTTGGGCTTCCG GTGGTCGCTGCTTTGTCACGCAGACTTCTTTCACATGTCACATTGTCTTTCTCTAATCTTCTTGGTCCACAAGAAGAAATAAGCTTCTATGGTCATCCTATGGTTTTTCTGGCTTCTACTGTTTACGGACACCCACAAGTACATCACTTATGCGCGTTCATTATTACCGCAGGCTGGATTAGACTCAATCTTGTTGGATTCAGATCAGGATTCAAATCCGTCCCATTAGTATCTGATCCAACAGATCGGGATCCGTGGCCATCCTTATTATACA GCATTGACAATCCATTTTCAGAGTTACATGGATAA
- the LOC141606442 gene encoding wax ester synthase/diacylglycerol acyltransferase 11-like isoform X2, which yields MTGSQWLKPINIRRNVGIKAKSTEEDVEPLSPGAQLFLAPQFNCCIISLAGSKTKIDVEIVKEGIERTMIKHPRVSSKLVFDPKKGDKPIGWVRTKVIVDDHIIVPDLDPNMDSPDQFLEDYISNMTKTPMDLSKPLWEIHLLNIKTKNANAIGIFKIHHSMGDGTSIMSHVLACTRQTANPNALPTLPTDKNKKRVLRPSSSLGLLSLFYGMLFLFKMVWNTLIDVSLFIASTLWLKDTKTPLKGNLTTGTGPKRFVYRTVSLEDIKLVKRALDVTINDVLLGMTQAGLSYYLNRKYGEIKGDKKDQGNNLPKNIRLRSTVLVNRRSPSTIEALAERMASDVEGRWKWENAVGYVILPFNIAIRDDPLDYIRDAKATIDKKKCSLEVPCTYDIAMVLLKIFGLPVVAALSRRLLSHVTLSFSNLLGPQEEISFYGHPMVFLASTVYGHPQALTIHFQSYMDKMTFVLAIDPDVIPDPQKLCDDIEESLGLAKKAVLEKKFKRS from the exons ATGACAGGCAGTCAGTGGCTGAAGCCCATCAACATTCGGCGGAATGTGGGTATCAAGGCGAAGTCGACAGAGGAAGATGTGGAACCGTTAAGTCCAGGGGCGCAATTGTTCCTTGCGCCGCAGTTTAACTGCTGCATAATATCGCTTGCAGGTAGCAAGACAAAGATAGATGTTGAAATCGTTAAAGAAGGGATTGAGCGAACTATGATCAAGCATCCTCGCGTGTCTAGCAAGCTG GTATTTGACCCGAAGAAAGGCGATAAACCAATTGGGTGGGTCCGAACCAAGGTGATCGTAGATGACCACATCATAGTCCCGGATCTGGACCCAAACATGGACTCACCCGATCAATTTCTTGAAGACTACATCTCAAACATGACCAAGACACCCATGGACCTATCCAAGCCATTATGGGAGATCCACCTTCTTAACATCAAAACTAAAAATGCAAATGCCATAGGCATCTTTAAAATCCATCATTCCATGGGAGATGGTACTTCAATTATGTCACATGTCCTTGCTTGCACGCGACAAACTGCGAACCCCAACGCTCTTCCTACGCTACCTACGGATAAGAACAAGAAGAGGGTACTGCGCCCAAGTAGCTCTTTGGGGTTATTGAGCTTGTTTTATGGAATGCTATTTCTTTTCAAGATGGTTTGGAATACTTTGATAGATGTGTCTTTGTTCATTGCCTCGACACTTTGGCTCAAGGACACAAAAACTCCGCTGAAAGGCAATCTTACTACTGGGACTGGTCCTAAGCGATTTGTGTACAGGACTGTTAGCCTTGAAGATATTAAGCTTGTAAAAAGGGCCTTGGATGTG ACGATAAATGATGTGCTTTTGGGAATGACACAGGCAGGACTGTCATATTATCTGAACAGGAAGTACG GTGAAATCAAAGGAGATAAGAAAGACCAGGGAAATAACCTGCCTAAGAATATCCGCCTTAGATCAACAGTTTTAGTGAATCGTAGATCGCCCTCAACTATTGAG GCTTTAGCAGAAAGGATGGCGTCAGATGTGGAGGGACGATGGAAATGGGAAAATGCAGTAGGCTATGTCATCCTGCCCTTTAACATCGCGATAAGAGATGACCCATTAGACTATATACGCGATGCTAAGGCAACTATCGACAAAAAGAAATGCTCACTTGAAGTTCCATGTACTTATGATATTGCTATGGTTCTTCTCAAGATATTTGGGCTTCCG GTGGTCGCTGCTTTGTCACGCAGACTTCTTTCACATGTCACATTGTCTTTCTCTAATCTTCTTGGTCCACAAGAAGAAATAAGCTTCTATGGTCATCCTATGGTTTTTCTGGCTTCTACTGTTTACGGACACCCACAA GCATTGACAATCCATTTTCAGAGTTACATGGATAAGATGACATTTGTTCTGGCAATTGATCCAGATGTGATTCCTGATCCACAGAAACTATGTGATGATATTGAAGAATCACTTGGACTTGCTAAAAAAGCTGTTCTTGAGAAAAAGTTCAAGAGATCTTAG
- the LOC141606443 gene encoding uncharacterized protein LOC141606443 isoform X2 produces MMLSILLQTNQMELILYRRRVDSYLNNEEQKNYKKMIWEMMNQKYLDEQAAKKKMAGSNASKPKTKQRQKTAKDVKKDQSTTKPTPSKKRPSSRINHEALQNLFQEEPVPDRNTKRARTESETTRGLPNDLEHGEEDEADEEYGWEDNPRYPNYNDQDEDYYYDDDDDECF; encoded by the exons ATGATGCTGTCGATTCTTCTGCAGACAAATCAAATGGAGCTCATTCTGTACAGAAGAAGG GTTGACAGCTATTTAAATAATGAGGAACAGAAGAATTACAAGAAGATGATTTGGGAAATGATGAATCAGAAGTATCTTGAT GAGCAAGCAGCTAAGAAAAAAATGGCTGGATCAAATGCCTCGAAGCCGAAAACG AAACAAAGACAGAAAACAGCTAAAGATGTGAAGAAAGATCAATCTACAACTAAACCAACACCGTCTAAGAAG AGGCCGTCTTCCAGAATCAACCACGAAGCACTGCAGAATTTGTTTCAAGAAGAACCT GTGCCTGATAGAAATACAAAGCGGGCGCGAACTGAATCAGAAACCACTAGAGGTTTGCCTAATGATTTGGAGCATGGTGAAGAAGATGAAGCCGATGAAGAATACGGATGGGAAGATAAccctagatacccaaattataaCGATCAAGATGAAGACTATTActatgatgatgacgatgatgagtgTTTTTGA